In Macadamia integrifolia cultivar HAES 741 chromosome 13, SCU_Mint_v3, whole genome shotgun sequence, one DNA window encodes the following:
- the LOC122058924 gene encoding uncharacterized protein LOC122058924 isoform X2 → MDESWRMRMGMNIPRRRSTEETSSDRMRRSIFGLEASADSSQTLKPEDFQDVFGGPPRSILFRQFSGELTAAANRSGTSESFYEEIFRSPESYVPDRFGRNLPVFRIPSSRRGAVGGFRRSDGFYDDIFGSDDDRRTRSRSKSESKSKSKSKSKSKSNSSSVLSSEDLSPLRPPIAEDVGFSSFASKLRKKVGGGGQSQRQRQSSLCFSLLHQIRPINVPCRWNSLSATPEEQQKRPGISAIPCNRVSYMDFQLTDNISHESFRSTHFGFSRRVPSPESINVEPIPYQRTKMSVDNVEDIDSPHSAISSLCRETEAKPNIQGKELDDQEEDEVMSSYVIEITSNKMEATDGVVDEAIAWAKEKFLTHSLEELERCDQNNRDHNSEKEERRIKLDQRMDPAERMQFLTALEGPKEWTMGERKLPSEKDHIQCTRLPLQDLRKVIFT, encoded by the exons ATGGACGAATCATGGCGGATGAGAATGGGAATGAACATCCCTCGTCGAAGATCCACCGAAGAAACCTCATCAGATCGCATGAGACGATCCATTTTCGGTCTCGAAGCATCTGCCGATTCCTCACAAACCTTAAAGCCTGAAGACTTCCAAGACGTCTTCGGAGGTCCACCTCGCAGCATTCTTTTCCGTCAATTCTCGGGTGAATTGACGGCTGCTGCTAACAGGTCGGGGACTTCGGAGTCTTTCTACGAAGAGATTTTCCGGTCGCCGGAATCTTATGTTCCGGATAGGTTCGGTAGAAACCTTCCGGTGTTCAGAATTCCGTCGTCTCGTCGAGGAGCAGTAGGAGGTTTCAGGAGAAGCGATGGATTTTATGATGACATATTTGGATCGGACGATGATCGGAGGACAAGATCGCGATCGAAGTcggaatcaaaatcaaagtcGAAGTCGAAATCGAAGTCGAAATCGAATTCTTCGTCGGTGTTGAGTTCGGAGGATTTGAGTCCTCTTCGTCCTCCCATTGCAGAGGACGTTGGCTTCTCTTCCTTCGCATCCAAGCTCAG AAAAAAGGTAGGGGGAGGAGGACAGAGCCAGCGACAACGTCAGAGCTCCCTatgtttctctcttctccaccaAATAAG GCCGATCAATGTTCCTTGTAGATGGAATTCATTGTCAGCGACACCTGAAGAACAGCAGAAGAGACCTGGGATTTCAGCAATTCCATGCAACCGTGTTTCTTACATGGACTTCCAATTGACAGACAACATCTCCCACGAGAGTTTCAGAAGCACCCACTTCGGATTTTCAAGACGGGTTCCATCACCAGAATCCATTAATGTAGAACCCATTCCGTACCAAAGAACTAAGATGTCAGTAGATAATGTAGAAGACATTGATTCTCCTCACTCTGCAATCTCTTCACTTTGTCGAGAAACAGAGGCAAAACCCAACATTCAGGGTAAAGAATTGGACgaccaagaagaagatgaagttaTGAGCTCTTATGTTATTGAGATCACTTCAAACAAGATGGAAGCAACAGATGGGGTAGTGGATGAAGCAATTGCATGGGCCAAAGAGAAGTTTTTGACTCATAGCTTAGAGGAGTTGGAACGATGTGATCAGAATAACAGAGACCACAATTCAGAAAAAGAAG AAAGGCGTATCAAATTGGACCAACGAATGGATCCAGCTGAAAGAATGCAATTCCTTACG GCCCTTGAAGGACCGAAGGAGTGGACAATGGGTGAGAGAAAACTACCGTCAGAAAAAGAT CATATTCAGTGCACGAGGCTGCCATTACAGGATCTAAGGAAGGTCATATTTACATAA
- the LOC122058924 gene encoding uncharacterized protein LOC122058924 isoform X1 has protein sequence MDESWRMRMGMNIPRRRSTEETSSDRMRRSIFGLEASADSSQTLKPEDFQDVFGGPPRSILFRQFSGELTAAANRSGTSESFYEEIFRSPESYVPDRFGRNLPVFRIPSSRRGAVGGFRRSDGFYDDIFGSDDDRRTRSRSKSESKSKSKSKSKSKSNSSSVLSSEDLSPLRPPIAEDVGFSSFASKLRKKVGGGGQSQRQRQSSLCFSLLHQIRPINVPCRWNSLSATPEEQQKRPGISAIPCNRVSYMDFQLTDNISHESFRSTHFGFSRRVPSPESINVEPIPYQRTKMSVDNVEDIDSPHSAISSLCRETEAKPNIQGKELDDQEEDEVMSSYVIEITSNKMEATDGVVDEAIAWAKEKFLTHSLEELERCDQNNRDHNSEKEERRIKLDQRMDPAERMQFLTALEGPKEWTMGERKLPSEKDEQHIQCTRLPLQDLRKVIFT, from the exons ATGGACGAATCATGGCGGATGAGAATGGGAATGAACATCCCTCGTCGAAGATCCACCGAAGAAACCTCATCAGATCGCATGAGACGATCCATTTTCGGTCTCGAAGCATCTGCCGATTCCTCACAAACCTTAAAGCCTGAAGACTTCCAAGACGTCTTCGGAGGTCCACCTCGCAGCATTCTTTTCCGTCAATTCTCGGGTGAATTGACGGCTGCTGCTAACAGGTCGGGGACTTCGGAGTCTTTCTACGAAGAGATTTTCCGGTCGCCGGAATCTTATGTTCCGGATAGGTTCGGTAGAAACCTTCCGGTGTTCAGAATTCCGTCGTCTCGTCGAGGAGCAGTAGGAGGTTTCAGGAGAAGCGATGGATTTTATGATGACATATTTGGATCGGACGATGATCGGAGGACAAGATCGCGATCGAAGTcggaatcaaaatcaaagtcGAAGTCGAAATCGAAGTCGAAATCGAATTCTTCGTCGGTGTTGAGTTCGGAGGATTTGAGTCCTCTTCGTCCTCCCATTGCAGAGGACGTTGGCTTCTCTTCCTTCGCATCCAAGCTCAG AAAAAAGGTAGGGGGAGGAGGACAGAGCCAGCGACAACGTCAGAGCTCCCTatgtttctctcttctccaccaAATAAG GCCGATCAATGTTCCTTGTAGATGGAATTCATTGTCAGCGACACCTGAAGAACAGCAGAAGAGACCTGGGATTTCAGCAATTCCATGCAACCGTGTTTCTTACATGGACTTCCAATTGACAGACAACATCTCCCACGAGAGTTTCAGAAGCACCCACTTCGGATTTTCAAGACGGGTTCCATCACCAGAATCCATTAATGTAGAACCCATTCCGTACCAAAGAACTAAGATGTCAGTAGATAATGTAGAAGACATTGATTCTCCTCACTCTGCAATCTCTTCACTTTGTCGAGAAACAGAGGCAAAACCCAACATTCAGGGTAAAGAATTGGACgaccaagaagaagatgaagttaTGAGCTCTTATGTTATTGAGATCACTTCAAACAAGATGGAAGCAACAGATGGGGTAGTGGATGAAGCAATTGCATGGGCCAAAGAGAAGTTTTTGACTCATAGCTTAGAGGAGTTGGAACGATGTGATCAGAATAACAGAGACCACAATTCAGAAAAAGAAG AAAGGCGTATCAAATTGGACCAACGAATGGATCCAGCTGAAAGAATGCAATTCCTTACG GCCCTTGAAGGACCGAAGGAGTGGACAATGGGTGAGAGAAAACTACCGTCAGAAAAAGAT GAGCAGCATATTCAGTGCACGAGGCTGCCATTACAGGATCTAAGGAAGGTCATATTTACATAA
- the LOC122058924 gene encoding uncharacterized protein LOC122058924 isoform X3, translating into MDESWRMRMGMNIPRRRSTEETSSDRMRRSIFGLEASADSSQTLKPEDFQDVFGGPPRSILFRQFSGELTAAANRSGTSESFYEEIFRSPESYVPDRFGRNLPVFRIPSSRRGAVGGFRRSDGFYDDIFGSDDDRRTRSRSKSESKSKSKSKSKSKSNSSSVLSSEDLSPLRPPIAEDVGFSSFASKLRPINVPCRWNSLSATPEEQQKRPGISAIPCNRVSYMDFQLTDNISHESFRSTHFGFSRRVPSPESINVEPIPYQRTKMSVDNVEDIDSPHSAISSLCRETEAKPNIQGKELDDQEEDEVMSSYVIEITSNKMEATDGVVDEAIAWAKEKFLTHSLEELERCDQNNRDHNSEKEERRIKLDQRMDPAERMQFLTALEGPKEWTMGERKLPSEKDEQHIQCTRLPLQDLRKVIFT; encoded by the exons ATGGACGAATCATGGCGGATGAGAATGGGAATGAACATCCCTCGTCGAAGATCCACCGAAGAAACCTCATCAGATCGCATGAGACGATCCATTTTCGGTCTCGAAGCATCTGCCGATTCCTCACAAACCTTAAAGCCTGAAGACTTCCAAGACGTCTTCGGAGGTCCACCTCGCAGCATTCTTTTCCGTCAATTCTCGGGTGAATTGACGGCTGCTGCTAACAGGTCGGGGACTTCGGAGTCTTTCTACGAAGAGATTTTCCGGTCGCCGGAATCTTATGTTCCGGATAGGTTCGGTAGAAACCTTCCGGTGTTCAGAATTCCGTCGTCTCGTCGAGGAGCAGTAGGAGGTTTCAGGAGAAGCGATGGATTTTATGATGACATATTTGGATCGGACGATGATCGGAGGACAAGATCGCGATCGAAGTcggaatcaaaatcaaagtcGAAGTCGAAATCGAAGTCGAAATCGAATTCTTCGTCGGTGTTGAGTTCGGAGGATTTGAGTCCTCTTCGTCCTCCCATTGCAGAGGACGTTGGCTTCTCTTCCTTCGCATCCAAGCTCAG GCCGATCAATGTTCCTTGTAGATGGAATTCATTGTCAGCGACACCTGAAGAACAGCAGAAGAGACCTGGGATTTCAGCAATTCCATGCAACCGTGTTTCTTACATGGACTTCCAATTGACAGACAACATCTCCCACGAGAGTTTCAGAAGCACCCACTTCGGATTTTCAAGACGGGTTCCATCACCAGAATCCATTAATGTAGAACCCATTCCGTACCAAAGAACTAAGATGTCAGTAGATAATGTAGAAGACATTGATTCTCCTCACTCTGCAATCTCTTCACTTTGTCGAGAAACAGAGGCAAAACCCAACATTCAGGGTAAAGAATTGGACgaccaagaagaagatgaagttaTGAGCTCTTATGTTATTGAGATCACTTCAAACAAGATGGAAGCAACAGATGGGGTAGTGGATGAAGCAATTGCATGGGCCAAAGAGAAGTTTTTGACTCATAGCTTAGAGGAGTTGGAACGATGTGATCAGAATAACAGAGACCACAATTCAGAAAAAGAAG AAAGGCGTATCAAATTGGACCAACGAATGGATCCAGCTGAAAGAATGCAATTCCTTACG GCCCTTGAAGGACCGAAGGAGTGGACAATGGGTGAGAGAAAACTACCGTCAGAAAAAGAT GAGCAGCATATTCAGTGCACGAGGCTGCCATTACAGGATCTAAGGAAGGTCATATTTACATAA